In the genome of Daucus carota subsp. sativus chromosome 9, DH1 v3.0, whole genome shotgun sequence, the window CCTTTGCTCTTTGTATTATACCAATTAAGGGTCGGAGATTTGATAATCAGGACAGAATTATTTGATTGATGTACACTGGGTTGGAGAGTGCCATGGTGTCTGTGATGGATACTGGGatactaataatatttttaacattatGGTGAAGGGACCAGGAACATGATCTCTGTATCAGGTGGCACTCGGGACAAGATAGGCAGAAGTGGCTAAGTGTAACGCCATAGAATTTTTGTACTAGATtaagtaataaataaaatattgatcttatttttttttgcccaaaataaaatattgatctTAAGATATTAATGATTGTATAATTATGTGattggataatatttttaattaatttatgtgCATTGCTGCTAAAATATGATGTTTTCTTTAAATTAGAGTTCATTACTGTGAAGTCTccgtaaatttatatttaatattttaccgTGGTGGTTGAATTTTTACAGTTTCGACTtttcttataattaaattatatctttaatattaatttccaATAACCaaataatttcaacaaatattttcgctttaaaatagattttatttttgaccTTGGTTTAAGGTTTTCTTGcaatttcttgaattatttgatGATTATTGCTCAACTAACACATGTGAACATCAGATTGTTTCCAATGTCGTGGCTACATCAGATTTGTTTTTGTATGCTCAACTAACACATGTGATCATCAAGGAATGTGATCAACCAACGCTTATTAGTATTCTTTGTCATCTTAGATACTCCCCATAGATCACTATGAATAAGACAAAAAGGTTGAGATGCTTTGAATGGGACGGAGCGAAAAACAACAAGAGTATGTTTAGCAAGTTGAAAATTTTCACATCTGAAATTGCTTGCTTCCTTATTTTGAAATAATGCAGGAAATAGATGTTTCGGATAAGCAAAACCAGGGTGGCCTAGCCTATAATGCCACCTTATGATGTCATTATCACCGGAAGGCGGAAGCAAACCAGAATCAGGAATGAGTCTGATTTACTTGAGTGGAATAGAAAGGAGATGGATCAATGTAATATAACCCATTACATGCCTTTACACTGAGTGTAATACACTCCCAACTTCCTTACTCGAGGAAATGTCCAATTTTCTCACTTGAGTGGAATATATAGGAGACGGATCAATGTAATATAACCCATTACATGCCTTTACACTGAGTGTAATACACTCCCAATTTCCTTACTCGAAGACATGTCCTAAATGTAAAACACATAGGTGAATAAGGTAATGCAATTATAATCTTTTGTCAGTATACTGACGAAGAGTAGATTGCAAGAGAGTTTGGAAACATGAAGAACATTACTAAATATTACTGAACTTAATAGGCCCTTACTGGTTTGAGAGAACCATCagctattttaattttttgatgacATGAACTGGTATACTTGACCAGTCATATGATATGATCAGAGGCACCAGGCAAACTTTTGGGTGGAAGCGGAAATACCTTGTTTTTTTAGAGATCAGGTGCAGTCTCTGGAATGCAAGAAGCATTGAGCAATTGATAGAGTTGGTTTATTTGAGTTTTAGACAAGGGAAAGGACATTGTTGAGTTACTAGCAAGATCACAGATGTTCTCTTGATGGCTGGCCATAGTTAAACAAAAGACAAGAAGTCGGAGTCTGAAAGGTTTTCGAGATTCTTATgtagagctctgataccatgtggAAATTATGACTTTTTTCAATGACTTCTACACTTGTATTCGTGAACATTTCTGCCTTATAATAGGCACTATACACCTGGATCAAATCTGCGAATTAATTCGTGAACATTACTGCCTTAAAATAGGCACTATACACCTGAATCAAATCTGGAAATTGATAACAGATATACAAAACTAATTACATACATTCCTAGACTAATCAACTAGTATCAGTCATATCAATCAACGCCTGCAAATCATATACAATATCTTCAACAATATACAACATATGGTAAACTCATTCTCTTTTATTACAATTAGTAAAGATATCATAATTTGACATATAACCCCAGTGAATTGAACGTGAAAAGTGCAAAGGCCCTCTTGGAGCATTAGTGTGGGCTTTTTCAAAACAAAGCACACTATATATATGACTATAAATTGGCAAAAACACCTGACATGctaattaacaaatataaaCGTGCAAACTAAATAATTCAAGAGATAGCACTACATTCTAATCTCGTCATAATTAAAGTTACAAATAAGCTAATAAGAATCTGTGCATCAACAGATCAGAATCTTCATCGTAATTAGTTTCAACATGTTTTCAAAGAAGCCTGTTGAGGCAACACTCTTTGAAATCAGCTTCACTTTTTTAAATGACGCCCAATGCAAGCTGCCTCTCTGCACTGCCTTTTCTTAATATATGGTTTAACTTTGCTTTTAACAACTATGTATACCCCTATTTTATTACccattaattaatcaaataataaatgtGATGTGTTCTTAGTGTTTATTAAACACACACCACTAAATTGTGGCATATGCTAACAGTATACAGTTCAATTACGGTCACCAAGCAACCCAcccttcttaaaaggagtagtTGGCTTTAGCATTGCTGCTAGAGCCACATGGGAAGCCTTCTTACAACTATCAACATACTAGCAACTTAAGCTCCATTAACTAGAAGTTGCATATGTTTACTATTTTGAAAGGATGATCTACTTGGAGATATGgttctttttctttctattttattcTTTGCAAGTTCATTTTAATCTATTAACGGGAAAAGAGGACAAACTACAGGAAAAACAAATTCGTTGAAAATTGAAATACTATTTTAGAGAACAAAATCGACTTTGGTCAATCCATGAAACTACTAGGGActtggtaaaatatttttaaaaaaaggttATTTCCAAACATGTTGATCACAAAACTTGAACTAACAGAAGACGAGtggatataaataaataattttaaaggaAACTTGTCAAATACTAAATAGACAGAAAAGTAGATGTACCTCCAAAGCTTCACTTTCTTTCTTCAGGCTATCAATAGATTCTTTCAACCTGTTTACCTTAGCCTCCGCTCTAGAGAACAAAGTCtgaattcaaaaaaaatgataaaaagaaaaaaaatattagtctTTCACTTCATTGAGCACGAAATATATCTAGAGAAATAGAATCCAGTAAATGGTACACATGGTAGGAATTATGCATATTCCTGTGTGGAGGTTGGGTCATAGGAGATAGGTGTGTGTTTGTCATGTGGGGCATCAAGCGTATGTGTGGATTTGTGCAACTGCACCACGGATGTATCTGTACTTGCTATGTTCAATGTCACAACCACGACCagttcttatctccagaagcaTGGTGCTTTCCAATCATTTcgataaattaaaataacaaactTCTACTCAAATTAAATGATGATATACAGACTCCAAACTCTGATCATAGTCGTGATACAAAATTTATGGTTTGTGACAATCATCCTAGCATCATACTAATACTTTCTAACCAAATCCCACATATCCGCCAACCTGTTCTCATTATTTAATTAGATCTACCATTTCCACATTATACATGAAAAGAACTTCGGTAAACCATAAGAAAATTTGACAGTGGTCATAATTGTGTTATCCATCAGTCCACCTACAGCACATGTTCCCAGGTATAAGGTATACTAGTCAATATCTACAAACTGTAATCCTGTAGGGGCTTGAAATACTTACCTCCTCACTAGAAAAAAGGCGCATTGACTTGTAGTACAAGGCACGTCTGGGTTCTGCAAGAAATAACAAGTTATATAGACCGTTAAAGAAATCTTTGGGATGTCACCTCCTCCTTGACTTTGCTTTGAAATTGAACCCagttctaaatatattattttgcatattttatatgtaaaaattgTATCTTTGTAAGTGCTAACAAGAGAGACAGTCACTTCATTAGGCTCTTTTTGCACGTATAAGTTACATCATTTTTTACATTATGCTAACCTCAAACTCAAGAATATTGGTgcttttaaatcatttttttgataatatagaaggtattaaattaaatataaattaatgagAAAACTCAAACAAAcatctataatataatatgagtaTATTTGCCAATttttgttttacaaattaaCTCCACCTCAAATTATATTACAACTATCTTCTGACTGTAGATTCAATCTAAAAAGACACGAATGATCCTGTGGGTCCAGTACGCCTATGGGACTAACCAATATTGGGCCACAGATGCAATTGTAAATCCtcagacatatatatatatatatatatatatatatatatatatatatatatatatatatatatatatatatatatatatatatatatatatataatgtaatagAGATGGAACAAGCTACTTAATTGAAGGAATATTAACCGTGGTAGAACAtactttttgaaataataagACCCGAAGCAAGGACAACTCCACTCGTAAGTAATGGATTAGAGGCAGCAAAGAGTAATCCATCTACAATCAGATAATCAGAAATTTAGGTAATGTGAACACCGTTGCTTATCGATATTCTTAAGGAGTCGTGTAACTACAGCCAATGACCTTTAATCTTTCCAAATGCAAGATCCTCATATGCTTTGTAATCAGTCTTTACATCTTCAAGATAATCCTGCAatcatatttttggtgtaaTCAACAAGTAGACTTAGAAACTATAAAACATTAGTAATATGCAGGGTTTTTTAGTTGGCAATAGATAGAATAATAAACTAATTCAAATCtaacaattataataattgaaTGTAATAGTCAATGTTATACAATGCATGGTGATGGCTCAAGCTATAAGAAGCTATGCACCTTGGCTCTTTCACAGATACACTGAGGGTAAATAGATATGTTAATTTATCTTACCTACCATTggcgaaaatataaatttttgtattaaaacattttaaaaatgttGAAAGTAAAGCAATAATACTAAAATCTATCAGATGGGAATCTATCTTGAACTAACATTACGAAAATTGGTTCCCTCTCTGGAATTTGAAAATGTTCACATCATACCCATACAATAACTCAAGTTTGCATACAAGttctatttcaaattatttcctAGGCATCATTTAAATAGCTCAAAGACTCGGTTGCACcccaaatttatttgattaaactaatcAAATAGTTTTTCTTCTATAAACCAAAAAAGAGGAAGTccacaaattttttaaaatggaaAGCTAGAAAGGTTGAAGAGGTAGAGCCAATCAGTTATCATAACTTATAACACAAAGACAAAGTTCATGAACCTCTCAAGATGGACTATATTGCCAAAATACTACGTGTCTAGGCAACTCCTACAAGATCACTCTAGGAATACGAGGAATCATTATTACCAGAGTAGGGTGCGCTAATTCTGGTTTATTCGCTTGCAAAAGTTAATAGGGCCATGTCATATAAGCAGGGAAAATCTGCAGGATAAAAGTGATAGACCAATCACTgcttaattattttcttttgattgTTCATTATTTAGTTGATGGATCAACGCTTTTCTCTAGAGTATCTTGGAAAATCAAAGATCAGGGCAAAGAAAGTGATGACTTCTAGTCGAGTACTTTATGTTTCAATTACAGGAAATAAGGAATCCAGATGGGAATGAAAaagatcataaaaaatataaggtAATATCTGAAATTCAGTTATTACTTTAAAATGAATTTGTTAACTTAGCTCTTTTTCCATCTCAATTTTGGAGTGAGGGCAAAGGTAACTTAAATTCCTTCACATCAAAAATTAAGGAGTATGAGCAAAAGTAGATATTTTTCACATTACTCCATCTTCATCTATTACTGGTCAAGAGCAAGGTCCAAATAAACATTGATACATTCCTCGTCACGAAAATGAAAAGAAAGGGGCTGTAACGCTGTATTCCAATTCAATATTCTTATGTAGGAAAATGAAATCGATTTTACTATAAGAAATTGAACACAATTATATATCGGTAGAGCCTAATCCATCTATCCCCTTCACATACATGACCATAACGTCAATATATCATCAGTTCCATTCTAAACAAACGGAACATAATAGCCATACACAAAAATTCTCACAATAGTTACCGAAGCATTAATAGCAGCCATTAACATACAGAACAAACGTAGAATTTAAAATCAGCACATTAATAGCAGAAATCAAAcgtgcatttcatttcatttcatttaggCAACATAAATACAATACAAAAAATGTGAAAGAGAAATCTTACAGCGGTGAGAGAGAGATGAGCAGCACCAGTATCTCGAATCTGATGAAATCGAGAGCGGGTAATAGAAATCGCGGAATCTAATGCGTTCTGTACTGTGTTCTGGGCGATTTGCGCTTGTTGCACCGCGTAATCGATCCATACAATTTCTTCGTTTATTAATTTGGTTTTGAAATCATTCTTAGGGCTTTCTGCAGATGATGATTCCCCCATTTTCTCCAAGCTTCCTCTAtcgttcttttcttttttctaatcGCAATTTTATTACAAGTGGGTGAAGCGTTGGTTTGTTTCCGTCTTCAACGGAGATTCTGAATAGTATGTCAATTTTGATGGATTGCTCTTAATATTGTTTTAGGATTAATCATCCATTATTTCGCTTGTTTcgttttaatatataaagtgaATTAATTCTCTTTAGCCTTTCTATTGTCGTAGCCgcctggggcttccatcggttttcaccggtggaaaacCCCGAATCAGTTAActactttattttattcttaatttttgaataatacttctTCTCGAGAAATTTAGATCCAGAGtcatcggagatttcgttgtctCTCTTCCGAGCGGGTGAGTTGCAGTccgatttttcttgtttttgtgtttCTGCTCCAGATCTATTCTCAGGggattcttagatctaaaaccatcggagatttcgctaGCTTTCTCCTCTATTTCAAgtgggtggattttcagtcgGATTCCTCTTGTTTCTGTGGTTTCATCTAAGGTTattttctctccctggtgagagctttgtttttcgcttcttaattgtaagcggggtttgatttggtgatgaaagtttgtatggaatcgcagttctggtcgatagctcaaacgatagctctatcggggcatgatgaagagggtaccagtaattcaacgagaatgcatgaagcgggtacttgtatttgtacatacattttcttcaaaatatcatttaactgtctctttgtgagaacaggcgattgcaatttactgtttgttcaactcgatcattggtgtagatgtcgtatggccttttattattagattaacacctttgtttcaaaaaaaaaaatatataaagtgaATTTAGcaaatttttgattttgtttaggAAAAATGTTAgatcttattaaaaaaatatatcatatttaatgtAGGTTACAAGAGAAATGACAATCAAaggttgctttattattgactttataaagataaaaaaaatcattttaaagataatttataacatttttttattaaaataataatttatgtctAATAAATTAGAGATATCAAAAAAACAACTAAATAcatacattaaaattattttctactTATAAGTGACTTATCAACTATGAAAAATAATCgccttttttttattataatgtgTCGTGTGATTTTGTACGTATAATGATGAGTCCAATGTAACtcatatttttgttttctaATTATACGCAGGTGGAGATTAACTAAGTTGCGGTGAGATGCTCGAGAGTTCTGAGGCCAGGGGCCATGGGAATGGATGTTTCCACTTCTCTCAGGGAGTTTCCAAATCCACGACCACGAGGTGATATCATCTTCATgcataaaattgtttttaatttactaGGCTCTAACTAAGTCGTCGTCCGAACCCAATATTTAGAtgataataatttgatttttatcatttttatgaaaattattatttaaaaatttataaatattcgaCAGAGGAAATAAAAGTATTATGCACACATTACAGACAAGTTTGACTTACAAGTagagaaattattaaaaaattaaagataaatcaaatatcaagAGAGGAAATAAAAGTATTAGGGTGTTTGTATAAAAACTGGGAATGTAGATAATTGCGTCTGTATAAAAATTACggtagtgtatatatatatatatatatatatatatatatatatggggtgTTTACTCAAACACAGTGTGTCTTAATAATAGGGGGTGTTTACTCAAAAACTAGGGTTGTTGATAATATGGGGGTGTTCACCTAAAAATTGGGGTTGTGATAAATACggggatatttatttaaaatctggGGTTGTAAGAAATATAGGGTGTTCGTTAAAAATTGGGGTGTGCTGAATATTGGATGTTTCTGATTGAACAGAAAAATTCACCCCGGATATTAAGGTAAATACCACCATATTACTTACACGCCTGAATATTTTTGGTAAAACATTTTCTTGCATGAACTCACAACTGTTTATGAGTTTCTTTTATATTGAATCAGTGTCGGAGTAGTATCATGATAATACACGACGGCCAGTGAAATATCAATGTGATACTCCACTTATAAATGAATATCAGTATGATACTTTGCTCGTATTATTATAAGGACAACTAATTCTAATTCATATtaatgatttttgttttaagtACAACTATTTTTAACTCAGAATCATGGTTATTGCAGTgttcaaataataaaagatatgtCACGTTAAGTTATATATTCTTAAATATATAGGGCATGTGAATATTATTgcttcatattataataattttatgaattattacaAGCTGAGTATTATACATATTTACTATATATTCGTAAAAGtttatcaaaaattttaataatttaatttatgttatTTAACAATGCAAACAATGAGTTAGATTGTAGAAAGAGGTTTGAATACAATCTATCAAAATTTTTGAACTCCTTTTACATAAACAGATTGTATTCAAACAAAGGatcaaataaataactaaatagaaattttaagaaCAAGGTCTttcaaaaatttcaggtggattgttttgtCCACCTgaggatttttatattaaaaacctCCCAAGTAAAtctacttggctgcttacaagaAAACTGAAGAGCAAGCTTTACAATCTTACAGTACCAAAGTAACTTGCTCCAACATAGTAAATCCtagtataaataataatgatttaTAAGCTAATTACCAAGGAACTACAGAAAGtgcaaatataaaacaaatattctaATGACTCCTACATTTATTCTTTACCTCGTGAATAATATGCGGATTGCCAATAATAATCAGCAACGATCTTGCAACATTTATTGCAGCAATAAACATTTGGTGATTGTACAACAATCCCTGCAGAGGGTTAGTCCTGTCAAAGTCATTGTATTTCATAGTAGAACGGGCAATAAATAAAACAACTACTTGCTTTTCTTTTGGTTGGAGTTCATCCGCATGCCAACTTGGATATTGGACATGCCAATATTTCAGAGTGCTTCCTCTATTTTAAGTTTATGTTGTTCGAAAGGTGTTATTACCGCAATTTGATCCTTCCTGCTCACCTCTTTTTCTAGTCAGGTGTCGGATGATCTCTATTGTCTTGCTTGCTTCAAACCGATTAAACATACAAGACATATTATTGCCTACGGTCTCATCAAAACATATTATGCCAATATAAAGTACATTATTGTGGTTTTTTACCCAAAGAGAGACACCTAAAACCCCTGGACCATcacctttatcacaaagaaactTGCCTTGATAGGATGAAAGAGGAAGATTCGATAAATATGGATAATCGCGGTAGAGTTTAAAGTCATTTGAGAATTGAGATTTATGTATCTTGAAATTTCATCTTCCCCGAGGACAAATATGAAAGGACATCTTCGataaaagattattttgatatttgcataacttacataaaatttaaattcacttagaatcctctccaataggacattttatttaattgattctgtcaaaagtcaaatggtcaaactagctcaaaaagaatttccaaaattatatttatactacataaatataaatgatactccttgtttacaaaaagattttcaatatttttctaaggagTATTCAAAGTTTTTACACCGCAATTTATCGGACGAGAAATATCGATAAATGGTATCttcttgttttacaattgcaaaagcgaaatgcaaaagaagcttgaagaaggaatatacatccattatattctttagaacactcttttgacatttatttgaaaagacaaaaatttattactcaagtcttttattttaaagtaatttattcccaactattcaatttattattttacggaataaattattttaaactctcaaaatatttccttcaaaattcaaaatattttatattcaaggaaatatatttcaaagtgtttactcaagtcaaaatattagccaaagttttgttcaaactcgcaaatggctaatcgtattttattcaaacccggagaccggtttttatcgttttaaatccaaataaaatacttctacttgctagaatgacttgaaacttgagatggatcatttgaataatgtttttggtgcatagtaaaattttcgtaattttctgagaagtttggtccggacgctatttttaggggctgactgggatctttgactggacgtttgaccaagtcaacattgaccaaaattgaccaaaatttccagatgaccattttccaatattctatgatt includes:
- the LOC108192581 gene encoding uncharacterized protein LOC108192581, whose protein sequence is MGESSSAESPKNDFKTKLINEEIVWIDYAVQQAQIAQNTVQNALDSAISITRSRFHQIRDTGAAHLSLTADYLEDVKTDYKAYEDLAFGKIKDGLLFAASNPLLTSGVVLASGLIISKKPRRALYYKSMRLFSSEETLFSRAEAKVNRLKESIDSLKKESEALEKGALQAEEEMKRGRKKLRQAGNQIQGVTRTAYKIEREAAGLKDILKELPRREASQFRSEVSKLGSEAKRERQALSKKVAKISNYGISV